A window from Roseburia sp. 499 encodes these proteins:
- a CDS encoding xanthine phosphoribosyltransferase: MKLLEERILSDGIAVNEHILKVDSFINHQVDPQLMQEVGNEFASHFKEKGITKVATIESSGISPAIMTALALNVPLIIMKKQPSRILTPDVYQTVVTSYTKGTNYELTLSHKYITEEDHVLIIDDFLANGEAATGAVRLIRKAHATIAGIGVLVEKSFEPGHDKLAQQGIEVYALARIAKMGEGFVDFAR; the protein is encoded by the coding sequence ATGAAGTTATTAGAAGAAAGAATTCTTTCTGACGGCATTGCTGTCAACGAGCACATTTTGAAGGTAGACAGTTTTATCAACCATCAGGTTGATCCTCAACTGATGCAAGAAGTGGGGAATGAATTTGCATCACATTTCAAGGAGAAGGGGATTACGAAGGTTGCTACTATCGAAAGTTCCGGTATTAGTCCTGCTATCATGACAGCATTAGCATTAAACGTTCCATTGATTATTATGAAAAAACAACCGTCCCGAATCTTAACTCCAGATGTTTATCAGACTGTTGTTACTTCCTATACTAAAGGAACTAATTATGAACTAACACTTTCTCATAAATACATTACAGAGGAAGACCATGTTTTGATTATTGATGACTTTCTTGCAAACGGCGAAGCTGCCACCGGTGCAGTCCGGTTAATTCGCAAGGCTCATGCTACCATTGCCGGAATTGGTGTTTTAGTAGAAAAATCTTTTGAACCCGGTCACGATAAGTTGGCTCAACAGGGCATAGAGGTTTATGCACTTGCACGAATTGCTAAAATGGGAGAAGGCTTTGTAGACTTTGCACGCTAG
- a CDS encoding HXXEE domain-containing protein produces the protein MKMIHFILLNLVIYMPFHLFEEAIGDFPKWMYEHKWLPHHMTHGHWMANNIFVYYPMLLVSVFLFMINKSFVCFGIGVLVWGIINVCDHSFYTIKDKKVSPGLITGILFFINSAFGLRNYVLSDAFSVPQLVIGILIGGILFGLPMGLNVIVYNFFDKYFK, from the coding sequence ATGAAAATGATACATTTTATTCTGTTAAATCTGGTTATTTATATGCCATTTCATTTGTTTGAAGAAGCGATAGGAGATTTTCCGAAATGGATGTATGAACATAAATGGTTGCCACATCATATGACGCATGGACACTGGATGGCAAATAATATATTTGTGTATTATCCAATGCTACTGGTATCTGTTTTTTTGTTTATGATAAATAAGTCATTTGTGTGCTTTGGTATAGGTGTTTTAGTATGGGGAATTATTAATGTATGTGATCATAGTTTCTATACAATAAAAGATAAAAAAGTTTCACCGGGATTGATAACCGGAATACTTTTTTTCATTAACTCAGCCTTTGGATTAAGAAATTATGTTCTGTCAGATGCTTTTTCAGTTCCCCAATTAGTTATTGGGATTCTTATTGGTGGAATATTATTCGGTTTGCCAATGGGATTGAATGTTATAGTTTATAATTTCTTTGATAAATATTTTAAGTAG
- the rlmH gene encoding 23S rRNA (pseudouridine(1915)-N(3))-methyltransferase RlmH codes for MKITVLTVGKVKEKFYRQAIEEFEKRLSRYCKLEIIEVQDEKTPDRASEIEERQIKEKEGQRLLKYIKDDAWVCALAIEGKMLDSVELSQKMEQMGINGISHMVFVIGGSLGLSEEVLRRADFKLSFSKMTFPHQLMRVILLEQIYRAYRIMQGEPYHK; via the coding sequence ATGAAGATAACAGTTCTCACAGTTGGAAAAGTGAAGGAAAAATTTTACCGACAGGCAATTGAGGAGTTTGAAAAAAGGTTGAGTCGATATTGTAAGTTGGAAATTATAGAGGTACAAGATGAAAAAACACCGGATCGTGCCAGTGAAATTGAGGAACGGCAGATTAAGGAAAAAGAAGGGCAACGTCTCTTAAAATATATCAAAGACGATGCATGGGTTTGTGCTTTGGCGATAGAGGGAAAAATGCTGGATTCTGTAGAACTGTCACAGAAGATGGAACAGATGGGAATCAATGGAATCAGTCATATGGTGTTTGTGATTGGCGGTTCACTAGGATTGTCAGAAGAAGTTTTGAGACGTGCTGATTTTAAACTGAGTTTTTCGAAAATGACATTTCCGCACCAGTTAATGAGGGTGATTTTGTTAGAGCAGATTTATCGGGCATACCGGATTATGCAGGGAGAACCATACCATAAGTAG
- a CDS encoding aminoglycoside 6-adenylyltransferase, producing MRTEKEMQELILNIAKQDERIRAVYMNGSRTNLNVPKDIFQDYDIVYVVTNTIPFIQDKSWIDCFGERLFMQYPDEHPDYPSDKENFYGWLMQFKDGNRIDLHVESISHAKENILNDKLCEILLDKDNLLPEIPKTTDEDYWVKCPSKEQYLCTCNEFWWCLDNVAKGLWREEIPYVQDMLNFHVRKQLEKVLSWKIGIETNFSVSVGKSAKYMYKWLSEEEWNAYLETYCAGTVEACWNAVFRMCDLFEKVAVYVGDHLGYEYNVEEGKCCRGFLEHVRKLPKDATEIY from the coding sequence ATGAGAACAGAAAAAGAAATGCAGGAACTTATTTTAAATATCGCAAAACAGGATGAACGTATTCGTGCAGTATACATGAATGGTTCCCGAACCAATCTGAATGTGCCAAAGGATATTTTTCAGGATTATGATATTGTATATGTTGTGACGAATACCATACCATTTATTCAGGATAAATCATGGATTGACTGTTTCGGCGAAAGACTTTTTATGCAATATCCGGATGAACATCCCGATTATCCCAGTGATAAAGAAAATTTTTATGGCTGGTTGATGCAATTTAAAGATGGCAATCGGATTGACTTGCATGTGGAAAGTATTTCTCATGCCAAAGAAAATATTCTGAATGATAAATTATGTGAGATTTTGCTAGATAAAGATAATTTGCTTCCCGAAATTCCAAAGACAACTGACGAAGATTATTGGGTAAAGTGCCCGTCAAAGGAACAATACTTATGTACCTGTAATGAATTCTGGTGGTGTCTTGATAATGTGGCAAAAGGACTTTGGAGAGAAGAAATCCCGTATGTTCAGGATATGCTTAATTTTCATGTGCGTAAACAATTAGAAAAAGTTTTGTCTTGGAAAATAGGGATAGAAACAAATTTTTCCGTTAGTGTAGGGAAATCTGCAAAATATATGTATAAGTGGCTGTCAGAAGAGGAATGGAATGCTTATTTGGAAACATATTGTGCCGGAACGGTGGAAGCATGCTGGAATGCAGTTTTTCGGATGTGCGATTTGTTTGAAAAAGTTGCAGTATATGTAGGAGACCATCTGGGATATGAATACAATGTAGAGGAAGGGAAATGCTGTAGGGGATTTTTAGAGCATGTACGGAAATTACCAAAGGATGCAACGGAAATTTATTGA
- the folD gene encoding bifunctional methylenetetrahydrofolate dehydrogenase/methenyltetrahydrofolate cyclohydrolase FolD, with protein sequence MAKLIDGKKISQEIKDELKEKVASLKAEGKTGTLAVIQVGEDPASSVYVRNKKNACAYIGIESLAYELPENTTEEELLKLIDELNEKDEVKGILVQLPLPAHICEDKVIQAISPKKDVDGFHPQSVGAMTIGEKGFLSCTPAGIIQLLKRSNVDIEGKHCVVIGRSNIVGKPMALLMLRENATVTIAHSRTKNLPELCKQADILIVAIGKPRFIGAEYVKEGAVVIDVGIHRDENNKLCGDVKFEEVEPIASAITPVPGGVGPMTIAMLMSNCVQSIEED encoded by the coding sequence ATGGCAAAATTAATTGATGGAAAGAAAATATCACAGGAAATCAAAGATGAGTTAAAAGAGAAAGTAGCATCATTAAAGGCGGAGGGAAAGACAGGAACTCTTGCAGTGATTCAGGTAGGAGAAGACCCGGCGTCCAGTGTTTATGTAAGAAATAAGAAAAATGCCTGCGCTTATATTGGAATAGAATCTCTGGCGTATGAGTTGCCGGAGAATACTACGGAAGAAGAACTTTTAAAACTGATTGACGAACTGAATGAAAAGGACGAGGTGAAGGGAATTTTAGTACAACTTCCACTGCCTGCTCATATCTGTGAGGATAAAGTAATTCAGGCAATTAGTCCGAAAAAGGACGTGGATGGATTCCATCCTCAAAGTGTTGGAGCAATGACCATTGGAGAAAAAGGATTCTTATCTTGTACTCCGGCCGGAATTATTCAGTTGTTGAAACGTTCTAATGTAGATATTGAGGGAAAACACTGTGTAGTTATTGGAAGAAGTAATATTGTAGGAAAGCCTATGGCTCTGTTGATGTTACGAGAAAATGCAACTGTGACGATTGCACATTCCAGAACAAAAAATTTACCGGAACTTTGTAAACAGGCGGATATCTTGATTGTTGCTATTGGAAAGCCGAGATTTATCGGTGCAGAGTATGTGAAGGAAGGCGCAGTTGTTATTGATGTAGGAATCCATCGGGATGAGAACAACAAGCTTTGCGGTGATGTAAAGTTTGAGGAAGTAGAACCGATTGCATCTGCAATTACTCCGGTTCCGGGCGGTGTTGGACCTATGACCATTGCCATGCTGATGAGTAACTGTGTACAGAGTATAGAAGAGGACTAA
- a CDS encoding damage-control phosphatase ARMT1 family protein: MKMKDKCLPCLVNQVIKVADITKAKNREQILHEVFAYLSKVDFNKTNPEISGETFRILKKHLKNKDPYLEVRNYYNNLLMKLSKIYEEKIIASEDSFYQAMKYAVIGNIIDFNPIHNSTMEEIMDFINQADGLGFQINDMNQLKQEIKNAQSILYLGDNCGEICFDKIFIKEIKKYNPDVNVYFGVRGEPVINDSIETDAYAVGMDEYASIVSNGDGSLGTVLERTSEAFQSIFEQADVIIAKGQANYECLSECEKVGIYFLLMTKCEVIADDIGVPVKSLICMKNKEKK; the protein is encoded by the coding sequence ATGAAAATGAAAGATAAATGTCTGCCATGTCTTGTAAATCAGGTAATAAAGGTAGCAGATATTACGAAGGCGAAAAATCGTGAACAGATACTTCATGAAGTATTTGCGTATTTGAGTAAAGTAGATTTCAATAAAACAAATCCAGAGATTTCCGGAGAGACTTTTAGAATTTTAAAGAAACATTTAAAGAATAAAGACCCTTATTTAGAAGTAAGAAACTATTATAATAATTTATTGATGAAGTTAAGTAAAATTTATGAAGAAAAAATAATTGCATCGGAAGACAGTTTCTATCAGGCAATGAAATATGCAGTAATTGGAAATATTATAGACTTTAATCCCATACATAACAGTACCATGGAAGAAATCATGGATTTTATCAATCAGGCAGATGGATTGGGGTTTCAGATAAATGATATGAATCAGTTAAAACAGGAAATAAAAAATGCTCAGTCTATTTTGTATCTGGGAGATAACTGTGGAGAAATCTGTTTTGATAAAATATTTATAAAGGAAATTAAAAAGTATAATCCGGATGTAAATGTATATTTTGGTGTGCGTGGAGAGCCGGTTATCAATGATTCTATTGAGACAGATGCTTATGCGGTTGGAATGGATGAATATGCAAGCATTGTAAGTAATGGAGATGGTTCTCTTGGAACAGTACTAGAACGGACAAGTGAAGCATTTCAGAGTATATTTGAACAGGCAGATGTAATAATTGCAAAGGGACAGGCAAATTATGAATGCTTGAGCGAATGTGAAAAAGTTGGAATATATTTTTTATTGATGACGAAGTGTGAAGTGATTGCAGATGATATCGGTGTACCGGTAAAATCTTTGATATGCATGAAGAATAAGGAGAAAAAATGA
- a CDS encoding chitobiase/beta-hexosaminidase C-terminal domain-containing protein, translated as MMKCAKCGAELRVGCIYCSVCGQEAQIVPDYNLLEDDFLKELLNEEKKQNKVAEEKKNQPPQKKKKKSKTPVVAGAVGAIVVLILLIILLVNYNHSNSYDYQMKKAKSCLQDEEYAKAQKYLEQAVEIQEDSTDALMLLADVYLVEDEKDDAIDILNKVIGLEKDNQEAYQKLIDIYDELQDYDAITELSKQVKDSSIMDLFSDYLVTAPTIDDSEYDEDEGLKIISQSGTTTYYTLDGSDPKKGTEYEKPIQLEEGTTTIRMISVNEIGIYSEETECEYEVEFEPPEAPEVSPDGGSFYAPQQITVEVPEGCMAYYTWDGSDPTVNSEQYTGPLEMPEGNNILSVILVDKRERWSDVTKCNFIYIP; from the coding sequence ATGATGAAGTGTGCAAAATGTGGAGCAGAATTAAGGGTAGGTTGTATCTATTGTTCTGTGTGTGGACAGGAAGCGCAAATTGTACCGGATTATAATCTACTGGAAGATGATTTTTTAAAAGAACTTTTAAACGAAGAAAAGAAGCAGAATAAGGTGGCGGAAGAGAAAAAGAATCAGCCCCCACAGAAGAAGAAAAAAAAGAGTAAAACACCAGTGGTTGCCGGAGCAGTTGGAGCAATTGTGGTATTGATACTTCTGATTATTTTGCTCGTAAATTATAATCATAGCAATTCTTATGATTATCAAATGAAAAAAGCGAAATCCTGCTTACAGGATGAAGAATATGCTAAAGCACAAAAATATTTGGAACAGGCAGTGGAAATTCAAGAAGACAGCACGGATGCTCTGATGCTTTTGGCTGATGTATATCTGGTAGAGGACGAGAAGGATGATGCCATTGATATATTGAACAAGGTAATTGGCCTGGAGAAAGATAACCAGGAGGCATATCAGAAGTTAATTGATATATATGATGAATTACAGGACTATGATGCTATTACAGAACTTTCTAAACAAGTAAAAGATAGTAGTATTATGGATTTGTTTTCTGATTATTTGGTAACTGCTCCAACAATTGACGACTCAGAATATGATGAAGATGAAGGTTTGAAGATTATTTCTCAGTCAGGAACAACCACGTATTATACATTGGATGGTTCAGATCCTAAAAAAGGTACAGAATATGAGAAACCTATCCAGTTAGAAGAGGGAACCACTACCATAAGAATGATTTCGGTCAATGAAATTGGTATTTACAGTGAGGAAACGGAATGTGAATATGAGGTAGAGTTTGAGCCACCAGAGGCACCGGAAGTAAGTCCGGATGGTGGAAGTTTTTATGCCCCACAACAGATTACAGTGGAAGTACCGGAAGGATGTATGGCATATTATACCTGGGATGGAAGTGATCCTACGGTTAACTCAGAACAGTATACAGGACCTTTGGAGATGCCGGAAGGAAATAATATTCTTTCTGTGATACTAGTAGATAAAAGGGAACGTTGGTCTGATGTGACAAAGTGTAATTTTATTTATATACCATAG
- a CDS encoding amylo-alpha-1,6-glucosidase: MEKYQLGKSNWRTAEQGLEKEWLMVNGIGGYSNCSVTGELTRSHSGYLVAAMNPPVERMLILSKTQERLDIGTHTVDLACQRYLGKEKDGCRYLEHFSLEAVPQYLYQVEDVFVKKTIALVRGENTVAVCYEIENGMEPAVLHITPLFNVREAASMTDKSAISYKQSLTKNVLTLETEKYPNIITKFYTTEGAYVDRSTYPTSMAAPTFVVEEDLCYTIDVRTGSHSLDSHYTPYDIDVELKPFEKKKFYMICSIEDTDITKVDGFQVVEDYKKAILECMDKAVVQDEFARKLTWAADSFIASRNSTGLKTILAGFPWFTDWGRDTMIAFHGLTLCTGRLQDARDVLESFSRYVKNGLIPNVFPNKAGEEPMYNTMDASMWYFYAVDRYLAQDTSVEGKTFVKEKIFPYLKEIIEAYKNGTDFSIHMEEDGLVAGGSDLDQITWMDVRVGEWVVTPRHGKPVEINALWYNALKVMEHLCEMFNEDGSSYQKLSEQVKESFCKKFWNEETGCLFDVVDENDGKIRPNQLWAVSLPYTMLSREQEKSIVNVCKKYLYTSYGMRSLSWADPEYKSIYIGECIKRDAAYHMGTVWAYPIGAYLTAYCKVHDYSKEAVLEVKQMCELFLDHMEDGCLNGIAEIFDGDFPCTSRGCFSQAWSVGEVLRVYTEDVMGHL, from the coding sequence ATGGAAAAATATCAATTAGGTAAAAGTAACTGGCGGACAGCGGAACAGGGACTGGAAAAAGAGTGGTTGATGGTAAATGGAATCGGAGGATATTCCAACTGCAGTGTAACAGGAGAATTAACCAGAAGTCATTCCGGTTATTTGGTAGCTGCAATGAATCCACCAGTGGAACGAATGTTGATTTTAAGTAAGACGCAGGAACGTCTGGATATAGGAACACACACCGTTGATTTGGCATGCCAGCGTTATCTTGGAAAAGAGAAAGATGGATGCCGTTATCTGGAACATTTTTCTCTGGAAGCAGTACCGCAGTATTTGTATCAGGTGGAGGATGTTTTTGTGAAGAAAACCATTGCATTGGTACGAGGTGAAAATACGGTCGCAGTTTGCTATGAAATAGAAAATGGAATGGAACCGGCAGTGTTACATATAACACCGCTTTTCAATGTGCGGGAAGCAGCATCTATGACGGATAAGTCTGCTATTTCTTATAAGCAGAGCCTTACCAAAAATGTGCTGACTTTAGAGACGGAAAAGTATCCGAATATTATCACAAAGTTTTACACCACGGAAGGAGCTTATGTAGACAGAAGTACTTATCCAACCTCTATGGCAGCGCCTACCTTTGTGGTGGAGGAAGATTTGTGTTATACCATCGATGTAAGAACCGGAAGTCATAGTTTGGACAGTCATTATACTCCATATGATATTGATGTAGAATTGAAACCTTTTGAAAAAAAGAAGTTTTATATGATTTGTTCTATAGAAGATACAGATATTACAAAAGTTGACGGTTTTCAGGTAGTAGAGGATTATAAAAAAGCTATTTTGGAATGCATGGATAAGGCTGTGGTTCAGGATGAATTTGCAAGAAAGTTGACATGGGCAGCCGACAGTTTTATTGCTTCGCGTAATTCTACCGGATTAAAAACTATTTTAGCAGGTTTTCCATGGTTTACTGACTGGGGCAGAGATACCATGATTGCATTTCATGGATTAACTCTTTGTACCGGAAGATTACAGGATGCAAGGGATGTGTTGGAGTCTTTCTCACGATATGTAAAAAATGGATTAATTCCGAATGTTTTTCCAAATAAAGCAGGAGAAGAACCAATGTATAATACCATGGATGCATCTATGTGGTATTTTTATGCAGTAGACCGATATCTGGCACAGGATACCTCTGTAGAGGGAAAAACATTTGTAAAAGAGAAGATATTCCCATATTTGAAGGAAATTATTGAAGCTTACAAAAACGGAACGGATTTTTCTATACACATGGAGGAAGACGGACTGGTAGCTGGTGGCTCTGATTTAGACCAGATTACCTGGATGGATGTAAGAGTAGGTGAATGGGTAGTAACTCCACGGCATGGAAAACCGGTAGAAATTAATGCTTTGTGGTATAATGCCTTAAAGGTTATGGAACATCTTTGTGAAATGTTTAACGAGGACGGCAGTAGCTATCAGAAGTTAAGTGAACAGGTAAAGGAAAGCTTTTGCAAGAAGTTTTGGAATGAAGAGACAGGATGTCTTTTTGATGTGGTAGATGAAAATGATGGAAAAATACGTCCGAATCAGTTATGGGCAGTATCTCTCCCATATACGATGCTTTCCAGAGAACAGGAAAAAAGTATCGTAAACGTGTGTAAGAAGTATTTGTATACTTCTTATGGAATGCGTTCCCTTTCATGGGCAGATCCGGAATACAAATCGATTTACATAGGTGAATGTATTAAGAGAGATGCGGCTTATCATATGGGAACGGTATGGGCATATCCGATTGGCGCCTATCTAACGGCATACTGCAAGGTACATGATTATTCTAAAGAAGCAGTATTGGAAGTGAAACAAATGTGCGAATTATTCTTAGACCATATGGAAGACGGATGCTTGAATGGAATCGCAGAGATTTTTGATGGAGATTTTCCGTGTACTTCCAGAGGATGCTTTTCACAGGCATGGAGTGTGGGAGAAGTATTAAGAGTGTATACCGAAGATGTGATGGGACATTTATAA
- a CDS encoding PadR family transcriptional regulator, whose protein sequence is MSTIDLIILGSLCQSPKSAYDLQKQIEARNLSRWIKIGSFTVYKKVVQYEKKGYVTSETIKSGNMPEKTIYSLTPVGKKTFKELMTKFSLAETRVFLDFNAVIVNLALLDDNDAAECVANIKNSIHNTKRQILEQLPLHEDIPLYGRTILEQQAMILEILEKWEENFEQQLVEKESETK, encoded by the coding sequence ATGTCAACAATCGATTTAATTATTCTAGGTTCTCTTTGTCAAAGTCCTAAAAGTGCATACGATTTGCAAAAACAAATTGAAGCAAGAAATCTGTCCAGATGGATAAAAATAGGTTCATTTACAGTTTACAAGAAAGTAGTTCAATATGAAAAAAAAGGATATGTTACAAGCGAAACCATAAAGAGTGGAAATATGCCTGAAAAGACAATTTATTCGCTCACACCAGTGGGAAAGAAGACCTTTAAAGAGTTGATGACAAAGTTTTCATTAGCTGAAACCAGAGTGTTTTTAGATTTTAACGCAGTTATCGTTAACTTAGCATTACTTGATGATAACGATGCTGCTGAATGTGTTGCAAATATTAAGAATAGTATTCACAATACGAAAAGGCAGATTTTGGAACAATTGCCTTTACATGAAGATATTCCTTTATATGGCCGGACCATATTGGAACAACAGGCTATGATTTTGGAAATATTAGAAAAATGGGAAGAAAACTTTGAACAGCAATTAGTAGAGAAAGAGAGTGAGACAAAATGA
- a CDS encoding GNAT family N-acetyltransferase encodes MNKLIFTSAQPYQLEEIFVMYTKAIQEMNANKIYQWDERYPDKEILAEDISKQEMTVVLQGTEMVAAYVLNQECDEEYKNGKWKDSDAKYYIIHRLCVNPKFQNQGIARQVMLHIEKELKQQGIECIRLDAFTENPYALKLYQSLGYEITGYVEWRKGRFCLMEKILGCTSEDKVAIVCCSNGQAITYKEKIKRLQDTITQIGLVPVMGEFVYEKDSVFSGSAQQRAESLMKFYLDNEIKAIFDISGGDIANEILPYLDFDVIAESKKLFWGYSDLTTIINAIYAKTGKESVLYQVRNLIYDDAENQISNFRNTVMNGTNDLFDFKYSFVQKEEMYGTVIGGNIRCLLKLAGTEYWPNMNRKILLLEAYGGIVPQMVTYLNQLSQMGVFKKISGILLGTFTKMESENSTPTMIELVKRYAGTEIPIACTNEIGHGTNSKGIVIGKDIQLVRRNL; translated from the coding sequence ATGAATAAACTAATATTTACGTCGGCACAGCCGTACCAATTAGAAGAGATTTTTGTAATGTATACAAAAGCAATCCAAGAAATGAATGCTAATAAGATTTATCAATGGGATGAACGATATCCTGATAAAGAAATACTAGCAGAAGATATTAGTAAACAGGAAATGACAGTAGTTTTACAAGGAACGGAAATGGTAGCTGCTTATGTACTAAATCAGGAATGCGATGAAGAATACAAGAATGGAAAATGGAAGGATTCGGATGCAAAATACTATATTATCCATAGATTATGTGTTAATCCGAAGTTTCAGAATCAAGGTATTGCAAGGCAAGTAATGTTACATATTGAAAAAGAATTGAAACAACAAGGCATTGAATGCATACGTCTGGATGCATTTACCGAAAATCCATATGCATTAAAATTGTATCAGTCGTTAGGGTATGAGATAACAGGATATGTGGAGTGGAGAAAAGGAAGATTTTGCTTAATGGAAAAAATATTAGGGTGCACATCGGAAGATAAGGTTGCTATTGTATGCTGTTCTAACGGACAGGCAATAACATATAAAGAAAAAATAAAAAGATTACAGGATACAATAACTCAAATTGGATTAGTGCCAGTTATGGGGGAATTCGTTTACGAAAAAGATTCTGTATTTAGTGGTTCTGCGCAGCAGAGAGCAGAAAGTTTGATGAAGTTTTATTTAGACAATGAAATAAAAGCAATATTTGATATATCGGGCGGAGATATAGCAAATGAAATTTTGCCTTATCTTGACTTTGATGTAATTGCAGAGAGCAAGAAGTTATTTTGGGGATATAGTGATCTTACGACCATTATCAATGCAATCTATGCGAAAACAGGTAAAGAATCAGTACTATATCAAGTTAGAAATCTGATTTATGATGATGCAGAGAATCAGATTAGTAATTTTAGAAATACAGTAATGAATGGTACAAATGATTTATTTGATTTTAAGTATTCTTTTGTTCAAAAAGAAGAAATGTATGGAACTGTAATTGGTGGAAATATTAGATGTTTATTGAAATTAGCAGGAACGGAATACTGGCCAAATATGAACAGAAAGATTTTATTATTAGAGGCATATGGTGGAATAGTTCCGCAGATGGTCACTTATTTGAATCAATTAAGTCAAATGGGAGTGTTTAAGAAAATATCGGGTATTTTGTTGGGAACATTTACGAAAATGGAGTCGGAAAATTCTACTCCAACTATGATTGAACTTGTAAAGCGGTACGCGGGAACAGAAATTCCGATTGCTTGTACAAATGAAATTGGTCATGGAACAAATTCAAAAGGGATTGTAATTGGAAAGGATATACAATTAGTCAGGAGAAACCTATGA